A genomic segment from Klebsiella africana encodes:
- a CDS encoding carbohydrate kinase family protein, with amino-acid sequence MAILSIGFACFDQFFFLNEWPQENTKNFCHDFIESGGGPAANAAWLLGLWGEEVYYIGHLQQDLYGQRIIDEFAEAGVDTSQVVFSDDMITPLASVLVNRLTGSRTIITRKMQTPPSLTYEQKLKLDDLAERLIASEEPVTILIDGHEAEISEYLIKKLPNARVVMDGGSLRASNIKLAAWTDYFVVSEHFARDYMSYRSLSTEAEIKAALIELNKICRGEAFITLGEKGCAFLKSGMLQIVPSWLCNAVDTTGAGDVFHGAFTYGVHYSWHIDNIILFASLTAAISIEKKGVRESMPDLAVVHHSLNSYERNLKQYFEE; translated from the coding sequence ATGGCTATTTTGTCCATCGGATTTGCTTGTTTCGATCAGTTTTTCTTTCTCAACGAATGGCCTCAGGAGAATACCAAAAACTTTTGTCATGATTTTATCGAAAGCGGCGGCGGCCCGGCGGCCAATGCGGCATGGCTGCTGGGATTGTGGGGTGAGGAGGTCTATTACATCGGTCATCTGCAGCAGGACCTTTACGGCCAGCGCATTATCGATGAGTTTGCCGAGGCGGGCGTGGATACCAGCCAGGTGGTATTCTCCGATGACATGATCACCCCGCTGGCCTCGGTGCTGGTCAATCGCTTAACGGGTTCGCGGACGATTATTACCCGCAAGATGCAAACGCCGCCTTCCCTGACCTACGAGCAAAAGCTCAAACTGGACGACCTCGCCGAGCGGCTGATTGCCAGCGAGGAGCCGGTCACCATCTTAATTGACGGTCATGAGGCGGAGATCAGTGAATACTTAATCAAGAAACTGCCCAACGCCAGAGTCGTGATGGACGGGGGGTCACTGCGTGCCAGCAATATTAAACTGGCGGCCTGGACTGACTATTTTGTAGTGAGTGAGCATTTCGCCCGCGATTATATGAGCTATCGCTCGCTAAGCACCGAAGCAGAAATTAAAGCGGCCCTGATTGAGCTGAATAAAATTTGCCGCGGCGAAGCGTTTATTACCCTTGGCGAAAAAGGCTGCGCTTTTTTAAAAAGCGGTATGCTGCAGATCGTCCCGTCCTGGCTGTGTAATGCCGTTGATACCACCGGCGCCGGGGATGTTTTTCACGGTGCCTTTACCTATGGCGTCCATTATTCGTGGCATATAGATAACATTATTTTATTTGCCAGCCTGACCGCTGCCATTTCTATTGAGAAAAAAGGGGTTCGGGAATCGATGCCGGATCTTGCAGTCGTCCATCACTCGTTAAATAGCTACGAAAGAAACTTAAAGCAATATTTTGAAGAATAA
- a CDS encoding antibiotic biosynthesis monooxygenase, producing the protein MAQQKSVTLVISHLLDPQHSQRYEEWLGKIMPIAAEFPGHLGANVIRPAAGQNLWSVIIRFDTLEHLYAWTQSETRRQLVAEIAPLLTEGDRTEVRTEPAFWFTPPAVNVRQPRRWKQFLITLLVIFPSTNLVPAVTGLLLPSLKGNLLLHLINDACVVALVVWFWMPIVTRLFAGWLKKN; encoded by the coding sequence ATGGCGCAGCAAAAATCGGTGACCCTGGTTATCAGTCATCTGCTCGATCCGCAACACAGCCAGCGCTACGAAGAGTGGCTGGGTAAAATCATGCCCATTGCGGCAGAATTTCCCGGCCATCTCGGGGCGAATGTGATCCGACCCGCCGCCGGGCAGAATCTGTGGAGTGTGATTATCCGCTTCGACACCCTGGAGCACCTCTACGCCTGGACGCAGTCGGAAACCCGTCGGCAGCTGGTGGCTGAGATTGCCCCACTGCTGACGGAAGGCGATCGGACGGAGGTGCGGACCGAACCGGCCTTCTGGTTTACCCCGCCGGCGGTGAACGTACGCCAGCCGCGGCGCTGGAAACAGTTTCTAATCACTCTGCTGGTGATTTTCCCCAGCACCAACCTGGTGCCTGCGGTGACCGGCCTGCTGCTGCCGTCGCTTAAAGGAAACCTGCTGCTGCACCTCATCAATGATGCCTGCGTGGTTGCGCTGGTGGTCTGGTTCTGGATGCCCATCGTGACCCGCCTGTTTGCTGGCTGGTTGAAGAAAAACTGA
- a CDS encoding hydrolase: MSIRELLDPTNSTLIFIDHQPQMSFGVANIDRQTLKNNTVALAKAGKIFNVPVIYTSVETKSFSGYIWPELLAVHPDVKPIERTSMNSWEDDAFVAAVKATGRKKLVISALWTEVCLTFPALMALEAGYEVYVVTDTSGGTSVDAHERSIDRMVQAGAVPVTWQQVLLEYQRDWSRKATYDAVMDLVREHSGAYGMGVDYAYTMVHGAPERQA, from the coding sequence ATGTCTATTCGTGAACTGCTCGATCCCACTAATTCCACACTTATCTTTATTGACCATCAGCCGCAAATGTCCTTTGGCGTGGCGAATATCGATCGCCAGACCCTGAAAAATAACACCGTGGCGCTGGCGAAAGCGGGCAAAATTTTTAATGTACCGGTGATTTATACCTCCGTAGAGACCAAAAGCTTCAGCGGTTATATCTGGCCGGAATTATTGGCCGTGCACCCTGACGTCAAGCCCATTGAACGTACCTCCATGAATTCCTGGGAAGACGACGCGTTTGTGGCAGCGGTGAAAGCGACCGGCCGTAAAAAGCTGGTGATCTCCGCCCTGTGGACCGAAGTCTGCCTGACCTTCCCGGCGTTGATGGCGCTGGAGGCGGGCTACGAGGTCTACGTGGTGACCGACACCTCCGGCGGCACCTCTGTCGACGCCCATGAACGGTCCATTGACCGGATGGTGCAGGCGGGCGCCGTGCCGGTGACCTGGCAGCAGGTGCTGTTGGAGTACCAGCGCGACTGGTCGCGCAAAGCGACCTACGATGCGGTAATGGATCTGGTGCGCGAACACAGCGGCGCCTACGGGATGGGCGTGGATTACGCTTATACCATGGTGCATGGCGCGCCGGAGCGCCAAGCGTAA
- a CDS encoding amidohydrolase, with the protein MSQTATLILTHGQIHTLDRANPLAEAVAIADGKIVATGSHDRIMSFAAEGTQIVDLKGHTVIPGLNDSHLHLIRGGLNYNLELRWEGVPSLADALRMLKDQADRTPSPQWVRVVGGWSEFQFAERRMPTLEELNEAAPDTPVFVLHLYDRALLNRAALKAVGYTKETPDPVGGEIVRDSHGNPTGMLIARPNAMILYATLAKGPKLPLDLQVNSTRQFMRELNRLGLTSAIDAGGGFQNYPEDYEIIEQLHAKDQMTVRIAYNLFTQRPKQELEDFERWTDMLKPGQGTDFYRANGAGEMLVFSAADFEDFLQPRPDLPQGMEDELERVVRHLVEHRWPFRLHATYDESISRMLDVFEKVNRDIPFNGLHWFFDHAETITERNIERVKALGGGIAVQHRMAFQGEYFVDRYGKEAVKHTPPVAKMLALDVPVGLGTDATRVASYNPWTALYWLVSGRTVGGMAMYDDDNRLPRDIALELWTAGSAWFSSEQGKKGRLAAGQLADLVVLSKDYFSVAEEEIKGIESVLTVVDGKVVYAAGHFSPLAPPPIPVLPEWSPVVKVPGHYRSAPPAAAKIGAMVQMHQCCGSCGVHGHQHDIARKSSIPVSDEQAFWGVLGCSCFAF; encoded by the coding sequence ATGTCGCAAACTGCCACACTGATTCTGACCCACGGTCAGATTCATACCCTCGATCGCGCGAACCCGCTGGCGGAAGCCGTGGCCATCGCCGACGGAAAAATTGTTGCTACCGGAAGCCACGATCGGATCATGAGCTTTGCCGCCGAGGGGACGCAAATCGTCGATCTCAAAGGGCATACGGTGATCCCGGGCCTCAACGATTCTCACCTGCACCTGATCCGCGGCGGGTTGAACTACAACCTTGAGCTCCGCTGGGAGGGCGTTCCCTCGCTGGCCGATGCCCTGCGAATGCTGAAGGATCAGGCCGATCGCACGCCGTCCCCGCAGTGGGTGAGAGTGGTCGGCGGCTGGAGCGAATTTCAATTCGCCGAGCGGCGGATGCCGACCCTGGAAGAGCTGAACGAGGCGGCGCCTGATACGCCGGTGTTTGTGCTCCATCTCTACGATCGCGCGCTGCTGAACCGCGCAGCGTTGAAAGCCGTGGGATATACCAAAGAGACGCCGGATCCGGTGGGCGGAGAGATCGTTCGCGATAGCCACGGCAACCCAACCGGGATGCTGATCGCCAGGCCGAACGCCATGATCCTCTACGCTACGCTGGCCAAAGGGCCGAAGCTGCCGCTGGATCTGCAGGTGAACTCTACCCGTCAGTTTATGCGTGAACTGAACCGACTGGGGCTGACCAGCGCCATCGACGCTGGGGGCGGCTTCCAGAATTATCCGGAAGATTACGAAATTATCGAACAGCTGCACGCGAAAGATCAGATGACCGTGCGCATCGCCTACAACCTGTTTACCCAGCGGCCGAAGCAGGAGCTGGAGGATTTCGAACGCTGGACCGATATGCTGAAGCCGGGGCAGGGGACCGACTTCTATCGCGCCAACGGCGCCGGCGAGATGCTGGTATTTTCGGCGGCGGATTTTGAAGATTTCCTGCAGCCGCGGCCGGATCTGCCGCAAGGCATGGAGGATGAGCTGGAGCGGGTGGTACGCCATCTGGTGGAGCATCGCTGGCCGTTCCGCCTGCATGCCACCTACGATGAGTCCATCAGCCGGATGCTGGACGTGTTTGAGAAGGTGAACCGCGATATCCCGTTTAATGGCCTGCACTGGTTCTTCGATCATGCCGAGACCATTACCGAGCGTAACATTGAGCGGGTGAAGGCGCTGGGGGGCGGTATTGCGGTGCAGCATCGGATGGCCTTCCAGGGCGAATATTTTGTCGATCGCTACGGCAAAGAGGCGGTGAAACATACCCCGCCGGTAGCGAAAATGCTGGCGCTGGACGTGCCGGTGGGGCTGGGCACCGATGCGACCCGTGTCGCCAGCTATAACCCGTGGACTGCGCTGTACTGGCTGGTCTCCGGGCGCACCGTAGGCGGGATGGCGATGTATGACGACGACAACCGCCTGCCGCGCGATATCGCGCTGGAGCTGTGGACGGCGGGCAGCGCCTGGTTCTCCAGTGAGCAGGGCAAGAAAGGCCGTCTGGCCGCTGGTCAGCTTGCCGATCTGGTGGTGCTGTCGAAAGACTACTTCAGCGTCGCGGAAGAGGAGATCAAAGGCATTGAGTCCGTGCTGACGGTAGTTGACGGCAAAGTGGTGTACGCTGCCGGTCACTTTTCGCCGCTGGCGCCGCCGCCCATTCCGGTGCTGCCGGAGTGGTCGCCGGTGGTGAAGGTCCCGGGCCATTATCGTTCCGCTCCGCCGGCGGCGGCTAAAATCGGCGCCATGGTCCAGATGCACCAGTGCTGCGGCAGCTGCGGCGTTCACGGCCATCAGCATGATATTGCGCGCAAGTCGTCGATTCCGGTCTCCGATGAGCAAGCTTTCTGGGGCGTGCTGGGCTGTTCCTGCTTTGCCTTCTGA
- a CDS encoding LysR substrate-binding domain-containing protein codes for MRVNFDVLMILDALDRHGSFATAAESLYKTPAALSYMIQKLESDLNIVLLDRSGHRAKFTDTGRLMLEKGRQLLSAARDLEKQAQQLSAGWERELAIALDASFPFSVLLPLIAEFYAQNPQTRLNFSHHTLAGSWEELTHHGADIILGAINEPPTSAEWSWQTLGTLDNLFVVAPDHPLAQAKAPLTNKQLSQHRAIVIRDSARYCHPLNSNLLDEQPQIGVDDFASKVELLCAGLGCGFLPRHIARPWLEKGSLVEKSVACWREKDITYMAWRSGNDGLAQRWWREALLRGDLLSQLYH; via the coding sequence ATGCGCGTAAACTTTGATGTATTGATGATCCTTGATGCCCTTGACCGCCACGGATCCTTCGCCACCGCCGCGGAGTCGCTGTATAAAACCCCCGCAGCTCTGAGCTATATGATCCAGAAGCTGGAGAGCGATCTGAATATCGTATTGTTAGATCGCTCTGGCCATCGGGCAAAATTTACTGATACCGGGCGGCTGATGCTGGAGAAAGGGCGACAGCTTTTAAGCGCCGCCAGAGATCTGGAAAAGCAGGCCCAACAGCTGAGCGCGGGCTGGGAGCGAGAGCTGGCGATCGCCCTCGACGCCTCGTTTCCCTTTTCGGTGCTGTTGCCGCTGATCGCCGAGTTTTACGCGCAAAACCCGCAGACGCGACTGAACTTCAGCCATCACACCCTCGCCGGTTCGTGGGAAGAGCTGACCCATCATGGGGCGGATATTATCCTCGGCGCCATCAATGAGCCCCCCACCTCCGCGGAGTGGTCATGGCAAACTCTCGGCACGCTGGATAACCTTTTCGTGGTCGCCCCGGATCACCCATTGGCTCAGGCAAAAGCGCCACTGACTAATAAACAGCTCAGCCAGCATCGGGCCATCGTGATCCGCGACAGCGCTCGCTACTGCCATCCGCTAAACAGCAATCTCCTCGACGAACAGCCGCAAATCGGCGTCGATGATTTCGCCAGTAAAGTCGAACTGCTGTGCGCTGGGCTGGGCTGCGGTTTTCTACCGCGTCATATCGCTCGCCCGTGGCTGGAAAAAGGCAGTCTGGTGGAGAAAAGCGTCGCCTGCTGGCGGGAAAAGGATATTACCTATATGGCCTGGCGCAGCGGGAATGATGGTCTGGCTCAGCGCTGGTGGCGGGAGGCGCTCCTCCGCGGCGACCTGCTGAGCCAGCTCTATCATTAA
- the fba gene encoding class II fructose-1,6-bisphosphate aldolase → MSMKDMLQHALKNGYAVGQFNINNLEWVGAVLSTAQQCRSPVILGVSGGTVKHMLGLKCIHDIVVNAIDYLHIDIPVALHLDHGTTQEACEAAIAAGFSSIMFDGSHLPFRENLAITRHLVELAHSKGISVEAELGTIAGSEDGIVNSEVIYADPEECYTLVTETQVDCLAAALGSTHGLYKGKARLGFTEMKAIAERVKVPLVLHGGTGIADEDMRRAIACGTAKINVNTENMYAWCQQVKAIFAADTGHDVNDPRKVIAQGLQPVREMIARRMALFGSQQRY, encoded by the coding sequence GTGTCGATGAAGGACATGCTTCAGCATGCCCTAAAGAACGGTTACGCCGTCGGTCAGTTCAACATTAATAATCTGGAATGGGTCGGCGCCGTATTAAGCACCGCCCAGCAGTGCCGCTCACCGGTTATTTTGGGCGTGTCCGGCGGCACGGTTAAGCATATGCTCGGGTTAAAATGTATTCATGATATTGTGGTTAATGCCATAGATTATTTACATATTGATATTCCGGTGGCCCTTCATCTGGATCACGGCACCACCCAGGAAGCCTGCGAAGCCGCGATCGCTGCCGGCTTTAGTTCCATTATGTTTGATGGTTCACATCTGCCGTTCAGAGAAAACCTGGCCATCACCCGCCACCTGGTGGAGCTGGCGCACAGCAAGGGCATCTCCGTAGAAGCCGAACTGGGGACCATCGCCGGCAGTGAAGACGGTATCGTTAACTCCGAGGTCATCTACGCCGATCCTGAGGAGTGCTATACCCTGGTGACAGAAACGCAGGTGGATTGCCTCGCCGCCGCGCTGGGTTCCACCCATGGCCTGTATAAAGGCAAAGCCAGGCTGGGATTTACCGAGATGAAAGCCATTGCCGAGCGGGTGAAGGTCCCGCTGGTGCTGCATGGCGGCACCGGTATTGCTGATGAGGATATGCGCCGGGCGATTGCCTGCGGCACCGCCAAGATTAACGTTAATACCGAAAATATGTACGCCTGGTGCCAGCAGGTGAAAGCGATCTTTGCCGCCGATACCGGGCACGATGTGAACGATCCGCGGAAAGTCATCGCCCAGGGACTGCAGCCGGTACGCGAGATGATTGCCCGCCGCATGGCGCTTTTTGGCTCACAGCAGCGCTATTGA